A section of the Microbacterium sp. MM2322 genome encodes:
- a CDS encoding pilus assembly protein CpaE produces the protein MISTDLARELRASGLIWRPRSGDRFQLDEPEFEADVYTVSDMTVEARSYPTGDLLAFNGTTEWALDSVALEDALWLPSEAQLREMLRGTFRALRRLPDIHEVEIEVDAASHVFRHPQPADAYAQAVLFLLRRAA, from the coding sequence ATGATCTCCACCGACCTGGCACGCGAGCTGCGCGCGAGCGGCCTGATCTGGCGTCCTCGTTCCGGCGACCGCTTTCAACTCGACGAACCCGAGTTCGAGGCCGACGTCTACACCGTCAGCGACATGACGGTGGAAGCGCGCAGCTACCCCACCGGCGATCTGCTCGCTTTCAACGGCACGACCGAGTGGGCGCTCGATTCCGTCGCGCTCGAGGACGCGCTGTGGCTGCCCTCCGAGGCGCAGCTGCGCGAGATGCTCCGCGGCACGTTCCGCGCGCTTCGTCGCCTCCCCGACATCCACGAGGTGGAGATCGAGGTGGATGCCGCATCCCACGTCTTCCGGCACCCGCAGCCCGCGGACGCCTATGCGCAGGCAGTTCTCTTCT